Proteins encoded together in one Montipora capricornis isolate CH-2021 unplaced genomic scaffold, ASM3666992v2 scaffold_475, whole genome shotgun sequence window:
- the LOC138036248 gene encoding uncharacterized protein, with protein sequence MVYCFAPTCSHSSESHTCKFFAFPSDKKDKDQYKRWIRLIRRKDREPSKHSRVCSCHFMDGNKLYGPTIYERNRDKIFPSEGGPPKKKKKGTAKKKTVQEMVAEAIGGSGQQSTDDNNKEECCNKSTTEIILEVELDQAREDLQDMQEKESYTQKHYTVSELSADVLRMETGLPTKEIFNIVVLHALRFKDCIVYYSGWKVESIKFEDQILVTLMKLRQNYTNLHLAQLFSCSVATIANIVTTFIHVLHSILFHDIMTTIPSREKNVLCAPSSFSDFTSCRIVIDCTDVEIATPGLMSQQNATYSSYRGMNSFKVIVGVAPNAVITFVSKLYPGSISDKAIVQQSGLLNHLVPGDMVLADKGFLIQDILPNDVSLNIPPFLNNGVFTESEAKKTKSIARARIHVERANARLKDFKILTFIPYYLRCYADVIFQLCGALVNLQFPLIKEGCEGTESE encoded by the coding sequence GAGGAAAGACAGGGAACCAAGTAAACATTCCAGAGTGTGCAGTTGTCATTTCATGGATGGAAATAAACTGTATGGGCCCACGATTTACGAAAGAAATCGTGATAAGATATTTCCTAGTGAAGGAGGaccaccaaaaaaaaagaaaaaaggaacagCTAAAAAGAAGACTGTGCAAGAAATGGTGGCTGAGGCAATTGGAGGATCTGGGCAGCAGTCCACTGATGATAACAACAAAGAAGAATGTTGCAACAAGTCAACAACTGAAATAATACTGGAGGTAGAATTAGATCAAGCCAGGGAGGACCTTCAGGacatgcaagaaaaagaaagctacACACAAAAACACTACACAGTTTCAGAACTGAGTGCAGATGTGCTTAGAATGGAAACAGGGCTTCCGACGAAAGAAATTTTTAACATTGTAGTACTTCATGCTTTAAGGTTCAAAGATTGTATTGTTTATTATTCTGGTTGGAAAGTAGAGTCCATTAAGTTTGAGGATCAGATTTTAGTTACTTTAATGAAACTCAGACAAAATTATACCAACCTACACCTTGCACAGCTTTTTAGCTGCAGTGTTGCAACAATAGCTAATATTGTCACCACTTTCATTCACGTTTTGCACTCTATATTGTTTCATGACATCATGACAACCATTCCATCTAGGGAAAAAAATGTGTTATGTGCACCATCTTCGTTTTCTGATTTTACTTCTTGTAGAATTGTCATCGATTGTACTGATGTGGAGATTGCAACCCCAGGGTTAATGAGTCAGCAAAATGCTACTTATTCCAGCTACAGGGGTATGAACTCATTCAAAGTAATTGTTGGGGTAGCACCAAATGCAGTGATAACTTTTGTTAGCAAACTGTACCCTGGGTCCATTTCTGATAAAGCCATAGTACAACAGTCAGGTCTGTTGAACCATCTTGTTCCAGGGGACATGGTTTTGGCTGACAAAGGCTTTCTTATTCAGGATATTTTGCCAAATGATGTTTCTCTCAACATTCCACCTTTTTTGAATAATGGTGTTTTCACTGAAAGtgaagcaaagaaaacaaaatctaTTGCCAGAGCAAGGATCCATGTGGAGAGGGCAAATGCAAGGTTaaaggatttcaaaattttaactttcatcCCATATTATTTAAGATGTTATGCTGATGTTATTTTTCAGTTATGTGGTGCACTGGTTAACTTACAATTTCCACTTATCAAAGAGGGGTGTGAGGGAACAGAGTCTGAGTAA
- the LOC138036263 gene encoding uncharacterized protein yields the protein MSALSIVSLISYFGEEQKSIRKGENHYKSGHVESFTYSEGILRGDVHASMRNKVYKVTVYLNCENAIRSSECECPRGKFKCSHAAALFIHGIHNLSRTDVECNWKKRKATTPLSWQAVEDMFPPRKQYSCLSRNPTQSDRSALYRDLQEYGRFTGLCWLMSPEPATVRCKLPVPTIEDIIYSEEFLKTQGSQQQIDCLVRQAKIKNEYILKISEITVGQRTNPTWHLTRRGRLTASSFGCVLKAKRVTQSLLKRLLGEYDLSGVKAVQWGVNNEQEALKAFTVLTGKTVQETGIWLDVSGILGASPDGIVDHEAVLEAKCPYTERNLTIEEAIATSSAFCLQKAEDGNGYTLKKDHIYWDQVQGEMFFTQRKFCYFVVWTSKDVAVVKIEQDETWKANIPILKEFYFKHIFPKIVEGAL from the exons ATGTCTGCGCTTTCAATCGTGTCTCTCATTTCTTACTTCGGGGAAGAGCAAAAGTCAATTAGGAAGGGTGAAAACCATTACAAGTCGGGCCACGTGGAGTCATTTACTTATAGTGAAGGTATTTTACGAGGAGACGTGCACGCAAGCATGCGAAACAAGGTCTACAAAGTCACG GTTTACTTAAACTGCGAGAATGCCATAAGATCAAGTGAGTGTGAGTGTCCAAGGGGAAAGTTTAAGTGCAGCCACGCGGCTGCACTTTTCATCCATGGCATCCACAATCTCAGCAGGACAGATGTTGAATGCAACTGGAAAAAACGCAAAGCAACCACACCACTATCTTGGCAAGCCGTCGAAGACATGTTTCCTCCAAGAAAACAGTATTCCTGTTTGTCCAGAAACCCAACTCAATCTGATCGGTCTGCCCTGTACAGGGACCTACAGGAGTATGGGAGGTTTACGGGCCTTTGCTGGCTTATGAGCCCCGAACCAGCTACTGTCAGATGCAAGCTTCCCGTACCAACAATAGAGGACATCATCTACTCGGAggaatttctgaaaacacaaggaTCGCAGCAACAAATTGATTGCTTAGTAAGACaggcaaagattaaaaatgaatacattttaaaaataaGTGAGATTACAGTTGGACAGAGAACCAACCCAACTTGGCACTTAACCAGAAGGGGCAGGTTAACGGCAAGCAGTTTTGGTTGCGTTTTGAAGGCCAAACGGGTCACTCAGTCCCTCTTGAAGCGCCTACTTGGTGAGTACGATTTGTCTGGAGTTAAGGCTGTGCAGTGGGGAGTCAACAATGAACAGGAAGCACTCAAAGCATTCACTGTGTTGACAGGAAAAACCGTCCAGGAAACTGGCATCTGGTTGGATGTCTCGGGAATCCTTGGGGCCTCTCCTGATGGCATTGTAGACCATGAAGCCGTCTTAGAAGCCAAGTGCCCTTACACTGAAAGGAATTTAACGATTGAGGAAGCCATTGCTACATCATCAGCattttgcttacaaaaagcAGAGGATGGCAATGGATATACTTTAAAGAAGGACCACATCTACTGGGACCAGGTGCAGGGTGAAATGTTTTTTACACAGCGAAAGTTTTGCTATTTCGTCGTTTGGACTTCTAAGGATGTGGCTGTTGTCAAAATAGAGCAAGATGAAACCTGGAAAGCCAATATTCCAATCTTGaaagaattttattttaaacacatTTTTCCAAAAATAGTGGAAGGtgctttgtaa
- the LOC138036287 gene encoding uncharacterized protein has product MLGKQTIRRGLHGAYLVLLFFQDVNAQSSSTPLHESTGANTTPSSRATVTSRKERSNLCNFSQLSVCWRPSPPYIMNDTKSGQMKGIFDEAINKIISVCCNQTKNSSWLKYKYEASSFSDLTECMYKDFDIVLPIVPSQVEANPYIRQRSLRLIQSPGIAVIKNGRKLEEEATSNVLKELSQYWTVLVLVVLLSLIFGILVWLLVNCRANTEEFPKEFWRGSLEGIWWAFVTMTTVGYGDKAPRFLLARIVSVIWMFVSIILMTYLTAIMTTSLTFGTLTDNKIIDQKTLGALNGSQEYSEGWKEGAMVKQYQDIKDLAEGLAKDEVDGLLLDAFTANYLINNDWQNRGDLGRFQKVEILDRPFSIRPFLPLPKEDRRRLEICVRRRSEQYFKTDIAYKYMLPNIDLSPWLVMTVTFENECYNMSHKAHRDERTTHKERIKDIVNKIDEVERCLDKILELKEAYNNLDDCWSAGNERQRQLDPP; this is encoded by the exons ATGTTGGGAAAGCAAACGATAAGAAGAGGGCTTCATGGCGCATATTTGGTTCTGTTGTTTTTTCAAGACGTCAACGCTCAGTCCTCATCAACACCCTTACATGAAAGCACTGGAGCTAACACGACTCCGTCTAGTCGAGCTACGGTTACATCTCGAAAGGAAAGGTCCAACCTCTGTAATTTTAGCCAGCTTTCCGTCTGTTGGCGTCCTAGCCCGCCGTATATCATGAACGATACCAAAAGCGGTCAGATGAAAGGAATATTTGACGAAGCAATCAACAAGATCATTTCTGTGTGTTGCAATCAAACCAAAAACAGTTCGTGGTTGAAGTACAAGTACGAAGCGTCGAGTTTTTCTGATCTAACTGAATGCATGTATAAAGATTTTGATATCGTCCTTCCTATAGTTCCTTCACAAGTTGAAGCCAATCCATACATCAGGCAGCGTTCCCTAAGATTAATTCAATCTCCCGGAATAGCTGTCATCAAGAATGGAAGAAAGCTGGAAGAAGAAGCAACATCgaatgttttgaaagaactaAGCCAGTACTGGACTGTCCTTGTGTTAGTTGTTCTTTTGAGCTTAATATTTGGAATTCTCGTCTGGCTATTGGTAA ATTGCAGAGCAAACACTGAAGAATTCCCCAAAGAGTTCTGGCGTGGTTCTCTTGAAGGAATTTGGTGGGCattcgttaccatgacaacagtTGG GTATGGAGACAAAGCACCCCGATTCTTGTTGGCGCGGATTGTCAGTGTGATTTGGATGTTCGTGAGCATCATTTTGATGACGTATCTAACAGCAATTATGACAACATCTCTAACCTTTGGAACTCTGACAGACAACAAAATTATTGATCAGAAAACG CTCGGCGCTTTGAATGGAAGCCAAGAATACTCTGAAGGATGGAAAGAGGGAGCAATGGTAAAAC AGTACCAAGATATAAAGGATCTCGCTGAAGGTCTTGCTAAAGACGAAGTTGACGGATTGCTGTTAGATGCGTTTACTGCAAATTACTTGATTAACAACGACTGGCAAAACAGAGGCGATTTAGGTCGGTTCCAAAAAGTGGAAATCTTGGATCGTCCATTTTCTATCAGACCTTTTCTCCCCCTTCCAAAAGAGGATAGGCGACGTCTGGAAATTTGTGTTCGACGACGCAGCGAGCAATACTTCAAAACGGACATTGCTTACAAATACATGCTTCCAAACATT GATCTGAGTCCATGGTTGGTTATGacagttacttttgaaaatgaatgttacAACAT GTCTCACAAGGCCCATCGAGATGAACGCACTACTCACAAGGAGAGAATTAAAGACATAGTAAACAAAATTGATGAAGTTGAAAGGTGTCTTGATAAGATTTTGGAGCTAAAAGAGGCTTATAACAACCTGGACGACTGCTGGAGTGCCGGCAACGAAAGGCAAAgacaactagaccctccgtga